From a region of the Kosakonia radicincitans DSM 16656 genome:
- a CDS encoding restriction endonuclease, producing the protein MVFRKLAAKGMSRCAKFQWCFFLLASLALFFLHDGPLVIAGLFITQLSLQMSMTRTGKEVFGVIFNIQSWRNSGASQQTYFFRWYIGFPISCLLYILSLTNYVYVPGDLYYQFIASSTDDLALVMNRFAVGVSNILPEILRGASLTLSMMMFVATLLKNVQLAEVRRIYSSIQDGNDSQKILSNMTWEQFEKIIRLHFELNGYKATLTNTGADGGVDILLQKDGRREMVQCKLWKTSKVGVSVVREIYGVVQANAYERGYIITSGFFTQDAWEFALSANVKGTLSLIDGSRLLKIIKDKEIPPPATEIINVGPGENQIYDLNVIPSCPRCHSKMVRRMSNGNYFYGCSAYPICKGTRNL; encoded by the coding sequence ATGGTTTTTAGAAAATTGGCAGCAAAAGGAATGTCCCGATGCGCCAAATTCCAGTGGTGCTTTTTCCTGCTAGCGTCATTAGCTTTATTCTTTCTACATGATGGCCCGTTGGTCATTGCGGGCCTCTTTATTACACAATTGTCTCTCCAGATGTCGATGACCCGTACAGGAAAGGAAGTCTTCGGCGTTATTTTTAATATCCAGTCATGGAGAAACAGTGGTGCTAGCCAGCAAACCTATTTTTTCCGGTGGTATATCGGCTTCCCGATTTCCTGCTTGCTATATATTCTTTCTCTTACTAATTATGTGTACGTTCCAGGCGATTTGTATTATCAGTTTATTGCAAGCAGTACTGATGACCTAGCACTCGTAATGAATCGTTTTGCTGTAGGCGTGAGTAACATACTCCCTGAAATCCTTCGAGGCGCATCTCTAACCCTTTCGATGATGATGTTTGTCGCAACATTGCTAAAAAATGTACAACTTGCTGAAGTACGTCGAATTTACTCCTCCATTCAGGATGGAAATGATTCCCAGAAAATTCTCTCGAATATGACATGGGAGCAATTCGAAAAGATTATAAGACTGCATTTCGAACTCAATGGCTACAAAGCAACTCTGACTAATACAGGAGCTGACGGCGGAGTCGACATTCTGCTGCAAAAAGATGGTCGCCGCGAAATGGTACAGTGCAAATTATGGAAAACCAGCAAAGTAGGAGTCTCGGTAGTCCGCGAAATTTACGGTGTAGTGCAAGCCAATGCATATGAGCGGGGTTATATCATCACCTCTGGGTTCTTTACTCAGGATGCATGGGAATTCGCTCTTAGCGCAAATGTTAAAGGAACATTATCGCTTATCGATGGTTCCAGACTTCTGAAAATAATCAAGGATAAAGAAATCCCCCCGCCTGCCACTGAGATAATAAATGTTGGTCCAGGTGAGAATCAAATATACGATCTTAATGTCATACCTAGCTGTCCCCGTTGCCATAGCAAAATGGTTAGAAGAATGTCGAATGGAAATTATTTCTATGGTTGCTCGGCTTACCCAATTTGTAAAGGAACCCGTAACCTCTAG